From the Lactobacillus sp. PV034 genome, the window CTAAGTTATAAGCAGGCACACCATTGTTAATAGTAGCAAATATCTTCCATCTTGAACCATGGCGTAATACACGACCAGTAGCAACAGATTTTGTTCCACCAGCAAGACTAACATTCTTATAGATTCTAGCTCCACGTGTGGCAGTTACAGTTGCAACAGAATGGTTGCTGACAATTGGAACTTGACGACCAATAGCAGGATCTTGATTGAAGTTAACGTATTTACCCATAATCCATTGATTACCGCCAAGATTGTACCAGCTTTGACCGTCAGCAGTTTGAACCACTTTAAAGTAACGCCATGAGCTATGAGATGGTAAATATTTATGAATCGGGTGCATACCTGGTTTTGACCAGACAACGACTGGGGTATGGTAAGTAATAGTTGCAGTACCTTGTAATTGATAAGTTTGGGTAATGGTAGTGGCTGGACTAGTGGCTTGTGCAGTTGCAGTAGAAGTAACTGCGCCAATACTTGTAGCAACTAAACCAGCACTTAAAACAGTTGTAAATTTCATGATGTGTTATCCTCCGTGGTAATTAGTATTACTGGAAAGATTATGCCAGATTATTAAACAAATATTATGGTTTATTGCAAAAGTGAAATAAGAAAATAAAAAAAGAAGAAAATAAGGCTGAAAAAGCGCGAATTTTCTTCTTTTTTTGTAAAAATAATATTTTTTATTGCAAAAATGCAAAAAATAATTATCTAACTAAATAAATAGATAATAATATGAACAAAGATCTACTTCTCTGATTTAATTCTAGTATAAGCTTCATTAAACATTTGAACCATAGAATTCATTCCTAACGTAGTTAATGCGGATAATAGTTTTGAAAGAGAAGTTGAATCTTTAGTTAATTTATAGTGGAGGAGTTGATTTAAAAATTGTCTACGAACTTTTATATACATGGAATAATTGGTAAGTTGAATATTATTGAGTTTATTAAATAATTTTATTGCATAATCAGGAGCAAAATAAATAAGCATTTGAGCTGCATTTAATAAAGTATCCATAGTATCTATAAAATATTCAAAGCCGCCCTTTTTAATTTCTGAGAGATTATTAATAATTAATAGTGCAAAACCATAGATATTCTTAGGTGGTAGCAACATAAGTGAATTTCCAAAATTAATAATATAATAATGACTCCAATAGTTTACATTTGAAAATACCTCAATTAAATCATTGAGATAGTGATGAGGAAATATGTTCTTAGAAGTCAAATTTAAATAAAAGGAACAAGCAGTTGCCGCATTTAAAAGATCAGTAGTTTGATGAGAAGCTTGATAAATTTTTATCCATTTTAAACTTAACTGTCGCAATTCAAGATCGCTATTGAAATTGAGAGCACTATTTATTTGGTTAACAAAGGGAGTGTGAGGAGTAATGATAGTAATAGATATAAATTCAAGCAAAGAAAAATGAATATTATTTAAAAGCTCAATCATTTGTTCGAATTTTATATTAGTTTGACCGTTTTCCCAACGAGAGAGTGTAGATACGGTAGTTACATTTTCTGCAGCTGTGGCTAAAGAAATATTTTGCTCTTTATGAATTTCTTTAAATTTTTCACCAAACATATATAAGAAAGGATCCTTTCCATATGAAAAA encodes:
- a CDS encoding Rgg/GadR/MutR family transcriptional regulator, encoding MFGEKFKEIHKEQNISLATAAENVTTVSTLSRWENGQTNIKFEQMIELLNNIHFSLLEFISITIITPHTPFVNQINSALNFNSDLELRQLSLKWIKIYQASHQTTDLLNAATACSFYLNLTSKNIFPHHYLNDLIEVFSNVNYWSHYYIINFGNSLMLLPPKNIYGFALLIINNLSEIKKGGFEYFIDTMDTLLNAAQMLIYFAPDYAIKLFNKLNNIQLTNYSMYIKVRRQFLNQLLHYKLTKDSTSLSKLLSALTTLGMNSMVQMFNEAYTRIKSEK